DNA from Algisphaera agarilytica:
GTGGGCGTCTCGCTCACGCTGACCGACAAGCTGGCGATTACCCAACTGCTCGATGAGATGGGCGTGGACTTCGTAGAGGGCGGCTACCCGCTGTCCAACCCCAAGGATGTGGCCTACTTCGAAGAAGTCCAGAAGCTCGAACTCAAGCACACCCGCGTCTGCGCCTTCGGCATGACCCGCCGCAAGGGCATCGACCCGGCCGACGACCAGGGCATGCAGGCGCTGGTCAACTCCGGGGCCCCGATCATCACGATCGTGGGCAAGACCTGGGACCTGCATGTCGACGAGGTCCTGCGGATCAGTCGGGAGGAAAACCTGGCGATGATCCGCGACTCGGTGGCGTTTTGCCGGTCCGCGGACAGCGTGCAGGAGGTGTTCTACGACGCCGAGCACTTCTTCGACGGCTACCGGGCCAACCCCGAATACGCCCGCCAGACGCTGCAGGCCGCGATAGACGGCGGCGCGACCCGCCTGGTGCTCTGCGACACCAACGGCGGCTCGATGACCGACTGGGTCACCCAGGTCATGGCCGAACTGAAAGAGAAACTCGCGGTCGATGCCGACACCTCGGCCGAGTCGCTGCCCAGCCTCGCGATTCACTGCCACAACGACGCGGGCCTTGCGGTCGCCAACTCCCAGGCCGCCGTGGCCGCCGGGGCGGTGCAGGTCCAGGGCACGATCAACGGCATCGGCGAACGCTGCGGCAACGTTGACCTCCTCACCGTCATCGCCAACCTCAAACTCAAGCTCGGCTACGACTGCCTGATCGACGGTGCGGTTGCTCGTCTTGGCGAGTTGTCCGACGCGGTTTACGAAAAGGCCGCGGTCGAGCCCAACGACGGCCAGCCCTATGTTGGCGACAACGCCTTCGCCCACAAGGGCGGCATGCACGTCCACGCCGTCCAACGCATCGCCCACAGCTACGAACACGTCGAGCCCGAGTCCGTCGGCAACCAGCGGCGCATCCTCGTCTCCGAGTTGTCCGGCCGCAGCAACATCGCCGCCACCCTCGGCCAAAAGTTCGGCGACGCGGTCACCCCCGAGGTCCAGACCAACCTGCTCACCAAGGTCCAGGACCTCGAACACCGCGGCTACCAGTTCGAACACGCCCCGGCCAGCCTCGAGCTGCTCATGTACGAAGCTATCGGCCAGCGCCCGTCCTTCTGGGTGCGCGACCACTACCGCTGCGTGATCCTCGGCGTCCCCGAAGAGCCCACGCAGACCGAGGCGATCGTCAAGCTCACTGTCGGCGACGAGGTCGAGCACCGCGTGGCCGAGGGCGACGGCCCGGTCAACGCGCTCGACGCGGCGCTGCGTAAAGCGCTGCGAGCGCACTACCCGCAGATCGATGAATTGACGCTGACCGACTACGCCGTCCGCGTGGTCAACCCGACGGCCCAGTCCGCGGCCAAGGTCCGCGCCACCGCCGAGTTCGAGGCCCGCGGGGTGGACGGCAACCTGCGTCGCTTCAGCACCATCGGCGTAGACGAGAACATCGTCGACGCGAGTTGGCAGGCCCTGTCGGATGCGATCCAGTACTACCTGATCGAAGTCGGCGCAGAAAAATAAACGCCATCAGAAAGTAAGCGGGGTTTGAGTTGTGGGGTGCCTCGATCCCGGGCTTACGCGGCCACCCAAGCGCGGGGGCTGTAGTCCGGGCTGGCCTGGGCCATGAGTTGGCTCAGGCGTTTCTGGTCGGCCTCGGCGAGATCGACGAACTCCACGCCGATCTCGTGGCGACGCAGCCCCATGGGCTGGATGCGGATCACCCGGGCTTGCAGTTGCAGCGGTTCGGGGCGGGTATCCACCTGGAGGGTGATCATCTGCCCGACCTCAACCGGCCGATCGCCTTTGCGGAAGATGCAGGCACCCGACACCGAGATATCCAGCACCTGTCCCAAGGGACTGTCGAAGTTGTGCAACTTCTGACGCCGGTGTCGGCGTTGCTTGCTGGAGCGTTGGGCTGGTTCGGGTGTGCGGTCCATCAATCAGGCCCCCAATCGGGAGTGCGGTGATCACAACACCTTCTTATCGACCGGAATTCATTGGGGATTACAGCGAATCCGTAAACTCAGGCCAAAGCCTGAACTGCGGAGGCGGTTGATTCCTCGGATCGCTTGGTTATCGGAGGTGGGCCGGAAGGGTTGCCCGGGTGGGGGCAAGAAGGGGGGAATGAACTCGGCAGGGCTCGAACCTGCAACCTGCGGCTCCGTAAACCGCTGCTCTATCCAATTGAGCTACGAGTCCAGTTTGGACGCCGCCAGGCACCTGGGTGTTTGGCGGGGGATCGAGAAGGATAACACCCGGATGCCGACATTTCAACCGCGTACAATACCCGTGGTGACGCAGCTGCTTTCTCAATCCGAACCCGCCGAGGCGTGGCCCGACGACCCCCGGGTGGACCGGCTGCTGGAGGTATTCCGTCAACGCCAGGGGCTAACGGTGATGACCGCTTTCAGCGGGGGCATCGACTCGACCCTCGTGGCGGCGGCGGCCCGCCGGGTGCTCGGCCGTGACGCGGCCCCCGCGGCGGTGGGCGATTCTCGGTCGCTGCCTCGGCGTGAACTGCAGGAAGTCCGCCAGCTCGCCGAGCAGCTCGACCTGAAACTCCTCGAGGTCCAGCCCGGCGAACAGCTCGACCCCGACTATCAGAAAAACGCGGGCGATCGCTGCTACTTCTGCAAGACCCACCTCTACAACACGCTCCAGCAGACCGCACGCACGCTGGGGATCACCGCCATCGCCAACGGCACGAACCTCGACGACCAGGGCGACCACCGCCCGGGGCTGAAGGCCGCGGACGAGGCGGACGTGATCTCGCCGCTGGTCGAAGCAAAGCTGAACAAA
Protein-coding regions in this window:
- the cimA gene encoding citramalate synthase, producing MASPENNRRIEIYDTTLRDGTQGVGVSLTLTDKLAITQLLDEMGVDFVEGGYPLSNPKDVAYFEEVQKLELKHTRVCAFGMTRRKGIDPADDQGMQALVNSGAPIITIVGKTWDLHVDEVLRISREENLAMIRDSVAFCRSADSVQEVFYDAEHFFDGYRANPEYARQTLQAAIDGGATRLVLCDTNGGSMTDWVTQVMAELKEKLAVDADTSAESLPSLAIHCHNDAGLAVANSQAAVAAGAVQVQGTINGIGERCGNVDLLTVIANLKLKLGYDCLIDGAVARLGELSDAVYEKAAVEPNDGQPYVGDNAFAHKGGMHVHAVQRIAHSYEHVEPESVGNQRRILVSELSGRSNIAATLGQKFGDAVTPEVQTNLLTKVQDLEHRGYQFEHAPASLELLMYEAIGQRPSFWVRDHYRCVILGVPEEPTQTEAIVKLTVGDEVEHRVAEGDGPVNALDAALRKALRAHYPQIDELTLTDYAVRVVNPTAQSAAKVRATAEFEARGVDGNLRRFSTIGVDENIVDASWQALSDAIQYYLIEVGAEK
- a CDS encoding PilZ domain-containing protein; translation: MDRTPEPAQRSSKQRRHRRQKLHNFDSPLGQVLDISVSGACIFRKGDRPVEVGQMITLQVDTRPEPLQLQARVIRIQPMGLRRHEIGVEFVDLAEADQKRLSQLMAQASPDYSPRAWVAA
- the larE gene encoding ATP-dependent sacrificial sulfur transferase LarE, producing MTQLLSQSEPAEAWPDDPRVDRLLEVFRQRQGLTVMTAFSGGIDSTLVAAAARRVLGRDAAPAAVGDSRSLPRRELQEVRQLAEQLDLKLLEVQPGEQLDPDYQKNAGDRCYFCKTHLYNTLQQTARTLGITAIANGTNLDDQGDHRPGLKAADEADVISPLVEAKLNKQDVRDVARLLGLPNWDKPAAACLASRLPYGTPVTAERLEQVEQAENTLADLGFTGFRVRHHEEVARLEIPLDQFARLSESGMRERVVDGLKAAGYTYISLDLEGFRSGSGNVTLTVGES